The sequence ATTTCATTCCCTCCTTTCGTTTATATCGTTTGTTTTTGTAGAAAAAATATGTAAGAAACGAGATTTTCTCGTCTACAATGATAAAAAAGGAGGGAAAATACATGAGATGGTACGAGTTTCTCGCTTCATATTGGCGGCTTTCTCCGCTCGCACGCATCATACTAACAATTACAACGATCATTTGTTTATTTGGGATTGTCATTCATATCGTGGAGCCACAAACATTTTCAACAACATTCGACGGAATATGGTGGGCGCTCATCACAACTACAACTATCGGTTATGGAGACCTCGTTCCAAAAACTGTCGTTGGTAAAGTTGTCGCCATCGCTCTCATTTCGCTCGGCACCGCGTTCGTCTCAGCTTATTTTGTTACACTATCTGCGAAGGCCATTTCAAAAGAAAACGCTTTATCAGCTGGGGAGCTTCCTTATACAAAAGGTCAACATGTTATTTTAGTTGGTTGGAATGAACGGATTCGCCAACTGCTCACACTTCTACCTCCCCATGTGCCGTGCCTTGTCATCGACGAAACATTGCAACGTTGGGATATGCCGAAGCACATTCATTTTATTAAAGGAAATCCGACCCACGATGATGTATGGAAAAAAGCGAACGTTTTCGACGCTCATGCCGTCATCATTACTGCGAACCAACATAAAAATGAAACAGAAGCGGACTTAGCATCTATTGTCACTCTTTTGACAATTAAAGCACTCCACCCCGATGTATATACTGTTGTGGAAGTATTAACAACACCGCAAGTCGATAATGCAAAACGAGCGGGAGCCGATGCAGTTATTGAAACGAATAAATGGATCAGTTTTTTAATGACAAATTGTCTTTCAGCCCCAAATATATTAAACGACATGGAACAATTGAAAAAACATCCGATCAAGCGTTTAACTGTTCACGATGAATGGATCGGCATGTCGTTTCATACATTGCTTACCGAGTTAAACAAGGAAGGACTATTGCTCATCGGCATTGCAAACGAGCAACAAGTAACGATCAATCCACAAGGCCATACAGCCATTCAAAAAACAGATGAGCTCATTGTATTAGTGTAATAACAGATCTTCTACATCTTTGACAAGCATCTTTGCCATCGATACATATTTGTCTGGTACAGTTGCATCGGAGTCTTCTGGTTCGGAAAACTGATTAAACGAAGCGCTTACGTTTCCAACATGCACGTTGTCGTCTAATCCGCGCTGATATTTATGACATAGGACGTATGGGCGTTTCAATTCAACCGTTGCCCCATACGAATCAAGCTGCCCATCTACAGCAACAAATGGAAGACGCAAAAATTGATAGCCGACATCATCTGCCATTTTATAATCAAACGAACCGTGATCATAATCCCAATTTCCACCGATTACGTAACCAAGCGGTTTTAATTGTTGTTCTAACACGTTTAACAAAAACGTTTTTCCTTCTAGTCTAGATGGAATTTCAATCATATTGATCACGCCTCCTCTGTTCATTATTATGTCCAAAAAAAAGAGCTTTCCCTGCGCGCAGGGAAAGCTCTTTTAAATTTAATTATTTCAATCGCTTCTCAAGTTCTGCCTTTTTCTCTTCGTATCCTGGTTTACCAAGCAAGGCAAACATATTTACTTTGTATGCTTCTACCCCCGGTTGGTCAAACGGATTCACACCAAGTAAATATCCGCTCATGGCGCACGCTTTTTCAAAGAAGTAAACGAGATAACCGAATGTATATTCATCTAATCGCGGTAGTGTGACAACTAAGTTTGGCACGCCCCCGTCGGTATGCGCCAACAATGTACCTTCAAACGCTTTTGTGTTGACAAAGTCGACTGTTTTTCCTGCTAAATAGTTTAAACCGTCTAAATCGTTATCTTCCGCCTCAATCGTCAACTCATGACGCGGCGTTTCCACTTTTAACACTGTTTCAAACAAATCGCGACGACCTTCTTGCACATATTGTCCTAAAGAGTGAAGATCAGTTGAAAAGTTTGCTGAAGCTGGGAAAATCCCTTTCTGATCTTTTCCTTCACTTTCGCCAAATAACTGTTTCCACCATTCTGC comes from Anoxybacillus flavithermus and encodes:
- a CDS encoding potassium channel family protein, with protein sequence MRWYEFLASYWRLSPLARIILTITTIICLFGIVIHIVEPQTFSTTFDGIWWALITTTTIGYGDLVPKTVVGKVVAIALISLGTAFVSAYFVTLSAKAISKENALSAGELPYTKGQHVILVGWNERIRQLLTLLPPHVPCLVIDETLQRWDMPKHIHFIKGNPTHDDVWKKANVFDAHAVIITANQHKNETEADLASIVTLLTIKALHPDVYTVVEVLTTPQVDNAKRAGADAVIETNKWISFLMTNCLSAPNILNDMEQLKKHPIKRLTVHDEWIGMSFHTLLTELNKEGLLLIGIANEQQVTINPQGHTAIQKTDELIVLV
- a CDS encoding YugN-like family protein, producing MIEIPSRLEGKTFLLNVLEQQLKPLGYVIGGNWDYDHGSFDYKMADDVGYQFLRLPFVAVDGQLDSYGATVELKRPYVLCHKYQRGLDDNVHVGNVSASFNQFSEPEDSDATVPDKYVSMAKMLVKDVEDLLLH